The DNA region GAGTAAAAAAACCTAACTTCATCAAAAAAGTCCCTAAGCTTTTTCACTTAGAGACTTGGTTAACTCATTTAAGTTTTACTTTTACCATTACTTCGCACTTCGCATTCTATACTGCTTAGGTGTTACACCTGTGAATTTTCTAAAGATGGTTGTAAAATAATTCTGATTGTTATAACCCACAGAAATAGCAATATCTAGAATAGAGTAATTGGTTGTTTCAAGAAGATATTGGCTTTCCTTAACCCTTGTCTGATTAACATAATCGGCAAAGGAAAGGTTCATTTCTCTTTTGAACAAGGATGAAAAATAATTTGGTGATAGATTGACATAATTGGCTACGTCGTTTAACCGTATAGGCTCTGAAAGATGTAAGTGGACATACTTTGAAGCATTTTTGATAACACTTACATGGTTAATGTTAGAGAGTTGTAAAACACTGTTGGTATACTTGATGATCATACGCTCAATGATATCGATGAGTTCTTCGAAATTATGAGATTGCTCAATTTTTTGAGCGTAGTACTCAGCTAAAGATAAGGATTTTTCGGCTTCAACACCACCTGTAATAATGGTTCTTGAAAGCAAAGTAGAAAAAGCGATAGCTTTATTCTTTGAATTTCTAAGATGGTTGGGTGAGGTTTGGCTGAAGTACTGAGCCTTAATATGTTCATTATAAAGATCTATTACTTTTTCAATATCACCACTTTGCACCTTCGTTAGAAAAAGAACCTCAAGGGCGTGATTGTGATCACTTTTTTCGATTTCAATAGCATGGTCATAGTTTTCAACCATTTCTTCGGTGAGTTCTGTTAAGTGCGCCTCGGGATATAAATCAGTGACATGTGGGTTGGTTACAATAGCGGCAACCAGTTGTTGTATGTAGTAGTTTCGAGATGAACTGAGGATTGGAATTAGATTAAAAAGGTCCTTAAGCTGTTCCCGTTTGGACATGGAAAAATTCTGTTCATGCATGACTTCATTAATGAGATGTTCGTTGGCTTCCTTAGTTAAGAATGGACCAAGTAATAGTGAACCATAATAGCTGGATGGGTCAGCAACAACAGTAACAAGATAGGATAAAGCATAGTCAGAGTCATAAGTATAGACGCCATTACCATGATTCTTTATGGTATCCTTTACAAAACCAACGAAGGGGTGAAAAATGTCCTCCAAAAAATCATCCACATGTGCGTTAGGTCCATGTGAGAAAACCTTGTTGTGGTTTTGATCTATAACCGTTAACGACAGTCCTGTACCATAGTATAGTGTTTTTGCTAGAGATTCAATGAGTGGTAAATCTAATGCTTTTTGCTTAACGAGATGGGACAATTGATACATTCATGATCAACTCCGTTTCTATGAAAATCTGAAAATACATGAAATGCTAACCTTGACTAGATTTCTAATTGTAATTAGATGAAGTAAACAGCAATAATAACCTTACGGTCACGAATAACTCAACTCTGCCAATAGGAATACTAGAAGTGGGAAGTTGAGTAATAAGTATATATTGATATTTTACTACAAACTTAGATATAATGTAAGGGTATTCTCATTATTTCTATATTAAAAATCTATAAAATTTAGCTTTTTTAATATAGATGGGGTAAAAGACGTGATAAACTCAGTTTGAAACAATGAAGAAGCTGAAATTTTTGAAATAATTATAAAACAATCAGGCTGCTTTTGTAACTAGAGAGGATAATCTAATTCAGTTGACGCCTTAAGTCTTTTTTTATATAATGAGAGGCAGTGTAAAAATGATGCAGTGAAATATTAAGGAGTATACGATGAAGTTAAGTGATTTTACATTTAAATTACCACAAGAATTAATCGCTCAAGAACCATTAGAAGATCGGTCTGACTCAAG from Petrocella atlantisensis includes:
- a CDS encoding helix-turn-helix transcriptional regulator — protein: MYQLSHLVKQKALDLPLIESLAKTLYYGTGLSLTVIDQNHNKVFSHGPNAHVDDFLEDIFHPFVGFVKDTIKNHGNGVYTYDSDYALSYLVTVVADPSSYYGSLLLGPFLTKEANEHLINEVMHEQNFSMSKREQLKDLFNLIPILSSSRNYYIQQLVAAIVTNPHVTDLYPEAHLTELTEEMVENYDHAIEIEKSDHNHALEVLFLTKVQSGDIEKVIDLYNEHIKAQYFSQTSPNHLRNSKNKAIAFSTLLSRTIITGGVEAEKSLSLAEYYAQKIEQSHNFEELIDIIERMIIKYTNSVLQLSNINHVSVIKNASKYVHLHLSEPIRLNDVANYVNLSPNYFSSLFKREMNLSFADYVNQTRVKESQYLLETTNYSILDIAISVGYNNQNYFTTIFRKFTGVTPKQYRMRSAK